Proteins from a single region of Caloramator sp. E03:
- the lonB gene encoding ATP-dependent protease LonB yields MYGSQVLVILNLIFTAIIGIYFYNLLKGQQSSKIYIEKESKKELEKLEKMRQMALTVPLSEKTRPTSFDEIIGQERGIKALKAALCGPNPQHVIVYGPPGVGKTAAARLVLEEAKKNPISPFKSDAKFIEVDATTIRFDDRGIADPLIGSVHDPIYQGAGPLGIAGIPQPKPGAVTKAHGGILFLDEIGELHPIQMNKLLKVLEDRKVFLDSVYFSSEDPNIPTHIKDIFENGLPADFRLVGATTKNPEEIPPAIRSRCVEIFFRELTSDEIKIIAQNGARKGGFVIDDVAANRVSKFATNGRDAINIVQLAGGIAINENRNNITLEDVEWVIESGHYNPRPDKRIEKEPQVGYVNGLAVYGPNMGILLEIEATVIPLDNSNGRVIVTGIVDEEETGTLERKFRRKSTSRGSVDNVLTVIRKYLDVDPRKYDIHINFPGGIPIDGPSAGIAITTAIYSAIKNIPVDNAIAMTGEISIRGFVKPIGGVISKIEAARKAGAKKVVIPKDNYQESFKDMDIDVIPVTRIEEVINLALIKDNKKTIITNVNTDSNIGVLSAQGLELRKHLEV; encoded by the coding sequence ATGTATGGTAGTCAAGTATTAGTAATTTTGAATTTAATCTTTACAGCCATAATAGGCATTTATTTTTATAATCTTTTAAAAGGTCAGCAGAGCTCTAAAATATATATTGAAAAGGAAAGCAAAAAAGAGCTTGAAAAACTTGAAAAAATGAGGCAGATGGCACTTACAGTTCCTCTTTCAGAAAAAACAAGGCCAACTTCATTTGATGAAATAATAGGACAGGAAAGAGGCATTAAAGCTTTGAAGGCTGCTTTATGTGGACCAAACCCACAGCATGTAATAGTTTATGGTCCTCCAGGAGTTGGTAAAACTGCTGCAGCAAGGCTTGTTCTTGAGGAAGCCAAAAAAAACCCTATATCACCTTTTAAAAGTGATGCAAAATTTATTGAAGTTGATGCAACAACTATAAGGTTTGATGATAGAGGAATTGCAGATCCACTTATAGGTTCAGTTCATGATCCAATATATCAAGGTGCAGGTCCACTTGGAATTGCAGGGATACCTCAACCAAAGCCAGGAGCAGTTACTAAAGCTCATGGAGGGATACTCTTCCTTGATGAAATTGGTGAGCTTCATCCAATCCAAATGAATAAGTTATTAAAAGTTCTTGAGGATAGAAAGGTTTTTCTTGATAGCGTTTATTTTAGTTCAGAAGATCCTAATATTCCAACTCATATAAAAGATATATTTGAAAATGGGCTTCCGGCTGATTTTAGGCTCGTTGGAGCAACAACGAAAAATCCTGAGGAAATTCCCCCAGCCATTCGTTCACGTTGTGTTGAAATATTTTTTAGAGAACTTACCAGTGATGAAATAAAGATAATAGCTCAAAATGGTGCAAGAAAAGGGGGATTTGTGATTGATGATGTTGCTGCAAATAGGGTTAGTAAGTTTGCTACTAACGGTAGGGATGCTATTAATATAGTTCAGCTGGCTGGAGGGATTGCAATAAATGAAAACCGAAACAATATTACTCTTGAGGATGTTGAATGGGTTATAGAGAGTGGCCATTACAATCCAAGACCTGATAAAAGAATAGAAAAAGAGCCTCAAGTAGGATATGTAAATGGTCTTGCAGTATATGGACCAAATATGGGAATATTGCTTGAAATTGAAGCTACTGTAATACCACTTGATAATTCAAATGGCAGAGTTATTGTTACTGGAATTGTCGATGAAGAGGAAACTGGAACACTGGAAAGAAAATTTAGGAGAAAGAGTACATCAAGAGGTTCAGTTGATAATGTTTTGACTGTTATAAGAAAGTATCTTGATGTTGATCCAAGAAAATATGATATACATATAAATTTTCCCGGTGGTATACCTATAGATGGGCCTTCTGCTGGAATTGCAATAACAACAGCAATTTATAGTGCAATTAAAAATATTCCTGTTGATAATGCAATTGCAATGACAGGAGAAATATCAATAAGAGGTTTTGTTAAGCCTATAGGAGGAGTTATTTCAAAGATTGAAGCAGCAAGAAAAGCTGGAGCAAAGAAGGTCGTTATTCCAAAGGATAACTATCAAGAAAGCTTCAAAGATATGGATATAGATGTTATACCAGTAACAAGAATAGAAGAAGTTATAAATTTAGCTTTGATAAAAGACAATAAAAAGACTATAATTACAAATGTAAATACGGATTCCAATATAGGTGTACTTTCAGCACAGGGATTAGAATTAAGAAAGCATCTGGAAGTTTAA
- a CDS encoding ISL3 family transposase — translation MLKYNFINNLLNLKDVFVKNVVNKDDFIEIFVETKKKPHVCPVCGYTTSKVHDYRKQRIKDVPIQFKKTFIILRKRRLVCSECGKRFYEKLDFLPRYHRMTNRLSFFIINELSNVNSMKHVSLKANVSTHTVKRIFDTVSYTAYSLPEVISIDEFKGNSGGSKYHCILVDPVNHKVIDIIKDRRFHILSDYFRNFKNRDKVKYVVIDMWSQYADIAKTYFKNATIIIDKFHFMRYNTWAIENVRKRIQKNMDKKLRRYYKKSRKLILARKDSLDEDSKRQLEIMLLYNDELRHAHYLKESFYKISDARSASEAKILLKEWIEIARKSGIKEYISCAETLSRWFKEIVNSFDVPYTNGCVEGFNNKIKVIKRNAFGFRNFNRFRNRILHCCK, via the coding sequence GTGCTTAAGTATAATTTTATCAACAATTTACTAAACTTAAAAGATGTTTTTGTAAAAAACGTTGTTAATAAAGATGATTTTATTGAGATATTTGTTGAAACTAAAAAGAAACCACATGTTTGTCCAGTTTGTGGCTATACTACATCTAAAGTTCATGATTACAGAAAACAAAGAATTAAAGATGTACCCATTCAGTTTAAAAAAACTTTTATCATTCTTAGAAAAAGGAGATTAGTATGCTCAGAATGCGGTAAGCGCTTTTATGAAAAGCTAGATTTTCTTCCACGCTATCATAGAATGACAAACCGCTTATCTTTCTTCATAATTAACGAACTATCTAATGTTAATAGCATGAAGCATGTTTCCTTAAAAGCCAATGTTTCCACCCATACTGTAAAACGCATTTTTGATACTGTTAGTTATACTGCGTATTCTTTGCCTGAAGTTATATCTATTGATGAATTTAAAGGTAATTCTGGTGGCTCAAAATATCACTGTATATTAGTTGATCCTGTTAATCATAAAGTAATTGATATTATTAAAGATAGACGATTTCATATCCTTTCGGATTACTTTAGAAATTTTAAAAACAGGGATAAGGTAAAATATGTAGTTATTGATATGTGGAGTCAATATGCTGACATTGCTAAAACATACTTTAAAAATGCAACTATCATCATAGATAAGTTCCACTTTATGCGCTACAACACCTGGGCTATAGAAAACGTTAGAAAGCGCATTCAAAAGAATATGGATAAGAAACTAAGGCGATATTACAAAAAAAGTCGAAAACTCATTCTTGCTAGAAAAGATTCCTTAGATGAAGACTCTAAGAGACAACTTGAAATTATGCTTTTATACAATGATGAATTAAGACATGCCCATTACCTTAAGGAATCCTTTTACAAAATTTCAGATGCAAGGTCTGCTTCTGAAGCAAAAATATTACTAAAGGAATGGATTGAGATAGCAAGAAAAAGCGGTATAAAAGAATATATTTCATGTGCAGAAACTTTAAGCAGGTGGTTTAAGGAAATAGTTAATTCCTTTGATGTTCCTTATACGAATGGATGTGTTGAAGGTTTTAACAACAAGATTAAAGTTATTAAAAGAAATGCGTTTGGGTTCAGAAATTTTAACAGGTTTAGAAATAGAATTCTGCATTGTTGCAAGTAA